Proteins from a genomic interval of Carcharodon carcharias isolate sCarCar2 chromosome 32, sCarCar2.pri, whole genome shotgun sequence:
- the LOC121272132 gene encoding dnaJ homolog subfamily A member 4-like: protein MVKETAYYEILGVKPNAPSEEIKKAYRKLALKYHPDKNPDEGERFKLISQAYEVLSDPKKRDLYDQGGEQAIKEGGVGGGGFSSPMDIFDMFFGGGGRMQREKRGKDVVHQLAVSLEDLYNGATRKLALKKNVICDKCDGCGGKKGAVEKCPNCKGRGIEIHVQQIGPGMVQQIQTMCSECHGQGEQINPKDRCKNCNGRKIVKERKILEVYVDKGMQDGQKITFRGEGDQEPGLEPGDVIIVLDQKDHDTFRRHGNDLVMKMEILLVEALCGFKRTIETLDKRTLLITSKPGEVIKVGSLKCVLNEGMPIYRDPFEKGLLIIQFSVKFPPYGWIPPQNLAELEDLLPPRQEVMITDDMEPVELTECLLEEQHRSYSGEVYEEDQKPRGGVQCQTS from the exons ATGGTGAAGGAAACCGCTTATTATGAAATCCTGGGTGTCAAACCCAACGCCCCCTCCGAGGAGATCAAGAAGGCGTATCGGAAACTCGCCCTGAAGTATCACCCCGACAAAAACCCGGACGAGGGGGAAAGG TTCAAGCTTATATCACAGGCCTATGAGGTTTTGTCAGACCCTAAGAAGCGAGACCTATATGACCAAGGTGGTGAACAAGCCATTAAGGaaggaggagtagggggtggtggtttCTCCTCGCCCATGGACATCTTCGACATGTTCTTTGGTGGTGGTGGCAGAATGCAAAGGGAGAAAAGAG GTAAGGATGTTGTTCACCAGTTGGCTGTTTCACTTGAAGATCTTTACAATGGAGCAACAAGGAAGCTGGCATTGAAGAAAAATGTAATTTGTGACAAATGTGATG GTTGTGGAGGTAAGAAAGGAGCTGTGGAAAAATGTCCAAACTGCAAAGGCAGAGGGATTGAAATCCATGTACAACAAATTGGACCCGGAATGGTACAACAGATTCAGACAATGTGCTCGGAATGTCATGGACAGGGTGAACAGATTAATCCAAAAGACCGATGCAAGAATTGTAATGGACGCAAAATTGTAAAAGAGAGAAAAATACTAGAAGTTTACGTAGACAAAG GTATGCAAGATGGGCAGAAGATAACATTCCGTGGAGAGGGCGATCAGGAACCTGGATTAGAACCTGGTGACGTTATCATTGTACTGGATCAAAAGGACCATGACACATTCCGAAGGCATGGAAATGACTTAGTAATGAAAATGGAAATCCTGCTGGTGGAAGCTTTATGTGGCTTCAAAAGAACAATAGAAACACTCGACAAAAGGACACTGCTGATTACTTCAAAACCAG GTGAAGTCATAAAAGTTGGCAGCCTTAAATGTGTTCTTAATGAAGGTATGCCTATTTACAGAGATCCATTTGAGAAAGGACTGCTGATTATTCAATTCTCA GTGAAGTTTCCACCATATGGTTGGATTCCACCACAAAACTTGGCTGAGTTAGAGGATCTACTTCCACCACGTCAAGAGGTAATGATCACTGACGACATGGAACCAGTGGAGTTAACAGAATGCCTCTTGGAAGAGCAACACAGAAGTTATAGCGGGGAAGTATATGAGGAAGATCAAAAGCCTAGAGGAGGTGTTCAATGTCAAACATCCTAA